In the genome of Triticum urartu cultivar G1812 chromosome 5, Tu2.1, whole genome shotgun sequence, one region contains:
- the LOC125507257 gene encoding ethylene-responsive transcription factor 1-like has protein sequence MVPKGKSGFFDVRQKPSGNWGVEISDAARHWWIGTYPSAHEAAHAYDVAMWRAERPRSHLNFPEIESRAEAEMLVPQGINMKEITTTKKKKTKKPSVVVSAGETDEEAMARFAWEHPEYVQAEMEYYWKREAEQKKKGPKKEDEAGPSTVIPIESSSEEDWADFSEEEEEGCDDPTKEEFWEQFRSSDEE, from the coding sequence ATGGTGCCGAAGGGCAAGTCGGGCTTCTTCGACGTGAGGCAGAAGCCCTCCGGCAACTGGGGTGTGGAGATCTCCGACGCCGCAAGGCATTGGTGGATCGGCACGTACCCCTCCGCCCACGAGGCCGCGCATGCCTATGACGTGGCGATGTGGCGTGCCGAGAGGCCTCGGTCGCACCTTAACTTTCCAGAGATCGAGAGTCGGGCGGAAGCGGAGATGCTTGTGCCGCAGGGCATCAACATGAAGGAGATCacgacgacgaagaagaagaagacgaagaagccGTCGGTTGTCGTCAGTGCTGGCGAGACCGATGAGGAGGCGATGGCGAGGTTTGCTTGGGAGCATCCGGAGTATGTCCAGGCCGAGATGGAGTACTACTGGAAGCGTGAGGCAGAGCAGAAGAAGAAGGGGCCGAAGAAGGAGGATGAGGCCGGTCCCTCGACGGTGATCCCCATCGAGTCCTCTTCCGAGGAGGATTGGGCAGACTtctcggaggaggaggaggaggggtgcGACGACCCGACGAAGGAGGAGTTCTGGGAGCAGTTCCGTAGCTCCGATGAGGAGTAG
- the LOC125556494 gene encoding uncharacterized protein LOC125556494 — protein MVASTSKKNTRHGRDDNVRTSSIIDINDTPTLDDVDERENTVNDEEELASEDADGDQPQISESSAKGKKTKKQKGATSVQRLEDSMMAYVNFKKDQASKKEKVSQQGKQPSITECLQVLNDMDDVPDEVKIFASDVFKDAANREIFLGYNSRLRGMWLKKEVDKISPQPPPSRLSSGAIPSINLVL, from the exons ATGGTTGCAAGCACTAGCAAGAAAAATACAAGACATGGAAGAGATGACAACGTAAGGACTTCTTCAATAATTGACATCAATGATACTCCTACATTAGATGATGTGGATGAAAGAGAGAACACTGTCAATGACGAGGAAGAATTAGCCAGTGAAGATGCTGATGGCGATCAACCACAAATAAGTGAATCAAGTGCAAAAGGGAAAAAAACTAAGAAACAAAAAGGTGCCACATCTGTACAGCGGCTTGAAGATTCCATGATGGCTTATGTGAATTTCAAGAAAGATCAAGCTTCCAAGAAGGAAAAAGTGTCACAGCAAGGAAAACAACCCTCAATTACAGAATGCTTGCAGGTCTTGAATGACATGGATGATGTTCCCGACGAGGTCAAAATCTTTGCCTCTGATGTTTTCAAGGATGCAGCAAATCGTGAGATTTTCCTGGGTTACAACTCAAGATTGCGGGGTATGTGGCTAAAGAAGGAAGTCGACAAGATTAGTCCTCAGCCTCCTCCTT CTCGGCTTTCATCTGGtgctattccttcaatcaatctgGTGCTCTGA
- the LOC125510216 gene encoding glucuronoxylan 4-O-methyltransferase 1-like: MSSPTHVRKALHLAAMKAKLQGVAGHRLLLVTALAAFLLLFSARTLFSSSRGPGAASRLSGDGSCSKLPAPVAEALVHYATSNVTPQQTAAEIGVSLRVLQRRSPCNFLVFGLGHDSPMWAALNHGGRTVFLEEDASWIASVRSAHPGLESYHVTYDTRLTEADELIALRDHPGCTAQPDLAAAAEASCRLALRGLPAVFHEVEWDLIMVDAPTGWTPEAPGRMGAIYTAGMAARARRPGDGATDVFVHDVDRTVEDRFSKAFLCDAYLTEQVGRIRHFVIPSHREKPGTPFCPQN; encoded by the coding sequence ATGTCGAGCCCCACGCACGTCCGCAAGGCCCTCCACCTCGCCGCCATGAAGGCCAAGCTGCAGGGcgtcgccggccaccgcctcctcctcgtcaCCGCCCtcgccgccttcctcctcctcttctccgCCCGCACGCTATTCTCCTCCTCCCGTGGCCCTGGCGCCGCCTCGCGGCTGAGCGGCGACGGGTCGTGCTCGAAGCTGCCGGCGCCCGTGGCCGAGGCCCTGGTGCACTACGCGACGTCGAACGTGACGCCGCAGCAGACGGCGGCGGAGATCGGGGTGTCGCTGCGCGTGCTGCAGCGCCGCTCGCCCTGCAACTTCCTGGTGTTCGGCCTCGGCCACGACAGCCCCATGTGGGCGGCGCTCAACCACGGCGGCCGCACGGTGTTCCTCGAGGAGGACGCGTCCTGGATCGCCTCCGTCCGCTCCGCGCACCCGGGCCTCGAGTCGTACCACGTCACCTACGACACCCGCCTGACCGAGGCCGACGAGCTCATCGCCCTGCGGGACCACCCGGGGTGCACCGCGCAgccggacctcgccgccgccgccgaggcctcGTGCCGGCTGGCGCTGCGCGGCCTCCCCGCCGTGTTCCACGAGGTGGAGTGGGACCTCATCATGGTGGACGCGCCCACGGGGTGGACGCCCGAGGCGCCCGGGAGGATGGGCGCCATCTACACGGCCGGCATGGCGGCGCGCGCGCGGCGGCCCGGCGACGGCGCGACGGACGTGTTCGTGCACGACGTGGACCGCACGGTGGAGGACAGGTTCTCCAAGGCGTTCCTGTGCGACGCCTACCTCACGGAGCAGGTCGGCAGGATCCGGCACTTCGTCATCCCCAGCCACCGGGAGAAGCCCGGCACGCCCTTCTGCCCTCAGAACTGA